From the Paraflavitalea soli genome, the window GTCAGCCGGAAAGAAGTCTCGATGCCGGAATCTTTTATGCGTTATGTCAACGCTGTTGCTGAGAACAACCTGGAAGATGCCTTACGAAAGAATACCAGGCGCTTTCGCAAAATGCTGAAGAACATTCCTAAAAAGAAGATCAACTATGCCTACGCGGAAGGCAAATGGACGTTGAAAGAGCTGTTGCAGCATATTGTCGATGCCGAAAGGGTGTTCGTGTTCCGGGCGCTGCATTTTGCCCGAAAGGACACCGTTCCCCTGCCCGGCTTCGACGAGAATGTATGGGCCATTACCGCCAAAGCGCCCAAACGCAGCTGGGGCGACCTGGTAGATGAATTCACTGCCCTGCGTGTGTCTACGGAGCTATTCTTCCAATCATTCGATGAAGACCAGCTGCTGGCCACCGGCACTGCCAACAACAATCCCATGAGCGTTGTCGGCCTCGGTTTCGTTTGTGCCGGACATGTAGCCCATCATATGAACATCATTAAAGAACGTTACCTGAATGAATATCCCGCGAAGAAGGCGGTGAAGAAGAAAGGAAGCAAAAAGAACCAGGGATTAGGTTTTAGCTCTTAGCGGTTAGCTATTGGCGATTAACAGCCTCATGTCTTTTGTATGGCTAAATGCTAATTCCTAACAGCTAACTCCTCCCCTGAATACGAAATCTTATTGCCTTTTGCTCGTAGCTCAAAGCTCACCGCTCGCAGCTTGCTTTTGAATGCTTTTCGTAAACCATGCATACAACTCCTTCATTTCCCCATGCTGTTCCAGCAAGGCCATATGCTTTTCAATGGTAGGTGTATCATACCGTATGGCCGGTCCGGTTTGAGCATCCTGGGGCGACATATACTGCAACCGTTCTGCCACCTGCACGATCAGCGGATGCAACAGGGAGAAATCGGCGCCCTCCGCCTGGCAGTACCGCTCCGCCAACGTATACAAATGATTGGTAAAGTTGCTCACCATCACTGCTGCCACATGCAGTTTCAACCGCTGTTCATCACTGGCCACACCCACCTGGGTAGAAAGGCTTAGCGCCAGGTCACGCAGCAAGGCAAGGTCGTCCGGTGTGTTGGCATCTATCAGCAGGGGAATGTCTGGCAACTGCTCCATTTCCTTGCGCAAGCTTTGTAAAGGATAGAAAATACCGTACCGTGTACTGGCAACTTTCAACACCTCTTTCGATACCGATCCGGCAGTATGCACCACCAGTTTATCTTGCAGAGGCAGGGAAGCCGCCACAGATGCTATAGCAGCATCGGCCACGGCAATGATGTACAGATCGGCATGGGGATCCAGGTGATCCATATCCGTGGTATAAGCAGCCTGCAGTTCAGCCGCCAGTTGTTGGGCATGTATCGCTGACCTCCCATATACCTGCACCACTTCATGCCCTGCTGCTGTTATTTTCCGGCCCAGTATCGTAGCCACATTACCCGTACCGATCAATCCTATGCGCATAATTTACTTTGTGTTGCAAGCTAAGGAAAAACGGCAATCGACAAATCGGCAGTCGTGAATCGGCAGTCGGCAGTTCCCGCTATGGCGGGACAAGCTGTGCATCGTTTACCACTGTGAAACATTCCAGGCAAACGTGTATTTAGCCCCATCGGGGCTACCGCTTTGTAGAAAACATATTCAAAGGTTTTTGTGCGCTGTAGGCGCACCCCTTAAGGAGCGTCACCTACGGCGCCGCATTGAACACGCAACATGTTGCTACAAAGCTATTGCACCTAAAGGTGCAAAAATGCACCGTTCAACCTGCCAACATATCAACTAACTTGCACTCCATTCTATATTCTAAATTCTGTATTCTACATTCTCCTCCTCCCATGACTTTCGCACAAAAACTGGTCGTCAACTATATCCGGGCAAGGTTCAACATGCTGTCGCTTGTTTCCACTAAGCGGGCAGCCCGAAAGGCATTCGACTTATTTTGCACGCCCCTGCGCAAATCAAAGAAGAAAACGCCGCCCATATTTGAACGGGCCGAACAATTGTCTTTTTCCCTGGAAGGCATCACCGTTCGGGGCCATCGCTGGAACCATCCACAGCCCCATAAAGCCCTCATCATTCACGGCTTTGAATCTACCTCCAAAAACTTTGATCGCTATATTACACCCCTTATCCGCAAGGGTTATGAGGTGCTGGCCTTTGATGCGCCTGCGCATGGCAACTCCGGGGGCAAACAGATCACCCTACCCCTGTACATCTGCACCCTGCAGGAAATTTACCGGCTGTATGGTCCCATACAACATTTTATGGCCCATTCCCTGGGTGGCCTCGCCCTGGTGCATTTTATAGAGACCATCCCGCATGATGCCCATACCCGGCTGGCCCTCATAGCCCCGGCCACCGAAACCACCACCGCCATCGACTCATTTTTCAAATTCCTCGACCTCCGGCCGGCCATCCGCCAAGACTTCGACCAGCTGATCTTCGATAGATCAGGCTACTGGCCTTCTCATTTTTCCATACGCCGGGCCATGCAGCAGGTACAGGCGCAGGTACTGTGGTTCCATGATGAGCAGGATGAGCTTACGCCCCTCTCCGATGCCCTGAAGGTGCGGGATGACCAGCATCCCCATCTTTCCTTTGTCATTACCCACGGGCTGGGGCACCGGGCGATTTATCGCGACAACAAGGTTGTGAAACAGGTTATTGAGTTCTTATAACACTTTTTTGCATTGCATGCGTCGCTCTTCGTTGTTCTTTTGTCTTGATACAAAAGAACCAAAAGATCAAGGCTGCAGAGATAAAAGCTACAATTCCCCGACTGACGCTACAAAGAACGAAGTCTAAAGCCAGGCTTTAGTACTGCTCTGATCGATTCTGCCGCTCAGCTTTTGTGCTTATATCATCATCGTTCTTTGCTTAACGCGTCCGCGGGGGAATTGCTTAACGCTTTTCTCTCTGAGGCCGTCTGCCTACTATCGGTAAATTGCTGCAATAACTGTCAACGAGGCTTAAAATTGAAGAAACATATAAAAGCCTCCAAGCCACAGTGCGAGCGTGTAGCTGTGCTTTAGCTCCCCAAAAAAGTAAGCCGCCAATTATCAACCATTTAAAGCTAAGGCTGCCAGTAATAAATAAGCACCACCGAACCTGGGGAGGAGTGGCTCGTCAGGCCGCGCGGAGCGATCGGGCCTGACTTGACTTTTTGGTTCTTTTGCGTCAAGGCAAAAGAACAGAAAAAGCCAGACACGCAGTGTCAAAACAAGCTAGCGCGCAGCGCAAAACAAAAGCACTATCCAATTTTATCCAAAGATCATATCATTTTAACGTTCATCTATATTCCTGCCGCCTGAAAGGCTAAAAATCTTATATTGAAACCAGTTTCATCAACGATTATTTTTTTTTATCATTTGAACCAGATCTCACGGAGAAAATTCCTGCAGCACAGCAGCCGGCTGGCTGGCGGCGCCTATCCCGCCATGATGGCCATGGGTCTTTTACAAGAAGCGCCCGCCCATCCCTTTCACCTGCCGGGCGATGCCAAAGGTGAACACATCATTATTTTAGGCGCAGGCCTGGCCGGACTCACCGCCGCTTATGAACTCCAGAAACTGGGCTATCGCTGTACCATCCTGGAAGCCCGGGAAAGGGCCGGCGGACGCTGCTGGAGTGTGCGCAAGGGATCGGTAACCACCGAAACCGGACAGCCCACACAAAAAGCAGCTTTTGAAGAAGGGCTTTATTTCAATGCCGGACCTTCCCGCATTCCCCATCACCACCAGATCACCTTACAATATTGCAAAGAGCTCAATGTGCCTTTGCAGGTGTATAATAATGTCAATGAATCCGCCTATTATTTCAGTGAGGGCAAAGGGCCGTTGAGTAATAAAAAGATAAGGGTGCGTGAAGTACACAATGATGTGCGCGGCTACCTGAGCGAGCTGCTGGCCAAAGCCGTGGACAGTCACCAGGTGGATGCCGCCCTCACCAAGGAAGATGCCCAAAAGGTGGTGGAATACCTGCGGGCCGAAGGCGGGCTCGACCTCGATAAACTCTACAAAGCCTCCGCCCGGCGTGGTTATGTAGAAGCACCGGGGGCGGGTGAAAAAGCAGGCCGTATTGCCGATCCACATACCTTATCCGCCATTGTGAGTTCAGGACTGCTCGATCCCGATTTTTACAATGTGGCCGAGTATACCTACGAACTACAGATGACGATGTTCCAGGCGGTGGGTGGTATGGACATGATCGCCAAGGCATTCGAAAAGAAACTGACTACCCTCATTCAGTTCAACGCAGCTGTTACCGCCATCCGCAATACAGAGAAAGGCGTGCAGGTCAATTACAAAACACCTGCTGGCGATAAAAGCCTGCAGGGAGATTACTGTATCTGTACCATTCCCCTGCCCGTATTGAGTAATATAGACCATAACTTTTCATCCGGGGTAAGCCGGGCCATCGATTACGCCAATTATATCAAGACCGGTAAGATCGGCCTGCAGTTCAAGCGGCGTTTCTGGGAAGAAGATGAAAATATCTATGGCGGCATTACCCATACCAATAACGAGCTGACGCAGCTCTTTTATCCTTCCAATGATTACCTGGGTAAGAAAGGTATCCTGATCGGTTATTATAATTTCAATGAAAAAGCGAAACTGGTAGGTGATCTCTCTTTTGCACAGCGTCAGCAGCTGGCCCTGCAAAAAGGCCGGCTCATCCATCCGCAGTATGACCAGGAATTTGAACAGGCTTTTTCCGTAAGCTGGCACAAGACCCAATACAACCTGGGCGGCTGGGCGGTTTATAGCGGAGAAGAGCGACAAACCCTTTACAAAGCTTTGCTGGCACCGGATAAAAACGTATATTTTGCTGGGGAGCATACCACCTACCTCAACTCCTGGATGGCCGGGGCTTTTGAATCCGCCCGGGTAGCTGCTACGGCCGTTCATGGCCGGGTATCAGAACAACGACTCACCTATCCACGATAGTTAAGCCATATGAGTAAACAAAACTAACAAACATGAGTAACTACATCAACCGCCGCCAACTGCTTAAAACCGGCGCCCTGCTCACTGGCTCGCTCGGTTTTATTCCATCTTTCGCCAACAAATTACTGGTCCATCCGCCTGCCCAGGTATTTGATCCGCTACAGACCTGGGAAACCGATGAATCCGTCATCCTTTCCGCACCACCCGAGATCAAGGCACGGCTTTCTGCCAATGAAAATCCTTTTGGCCCTTCTGCCAAAGCCCGCAAGGCCATCCAGGACGCCATTGCCGATAGCTACCGTTATCCCTTTACCGTTGGCCGTGAACTGGCTACCAAAATAGCCACGTACGAAGGCGTGCAACCCATGCAGATCATGCTGGGCGCCGGCTCCTCTCCCCTGCTGCTGGCCGCCGCTATGTACTTCAGCAAAGAGGGTGGCAGCATTATTACCGGCGATCCTTCCTACCATGACCTGGCCGAAAAAGCTGCCCAGTTCAAAGCCAATATCATTAAGGTACCGCTCACGGTCGATTATACACTGGACCTCGACGCGATGGAAAAAGCTATTACCGCCGATACCAAACTCATCTATATCTGCAATCCCAATAACCCTACGGCTACCGTATTGGATACGGCCAGGCTGAAAGGTTTCTGCGAACGCGTATCGCCCAAAGTGCCCATTTTTATTGATGAAGCCTATATTGATTACCTCGATGATCCCAAGGGCGCTTCCATGATGGATGCTGTGCGCCAGGGGCAAAATGTGATCATTGCCCGTACTTTCTCCAAGCTCTATGGTTTTGCCGGATTGCGGGTGGGTTATGCCGTAGCGCCGACTGCTATCATCCTTGCCCTCAACCAGTATTCCACCGGCGGCATGTCTATTTCAGCTACTTCCATCCAGGCGGCCAATGCCACTTACCTCGATATGGAATACCTCAATGAGGCCAAGGCCAAAACCGTGGCTTCGAAGAAATTCCTGTATGAGTTGCTGGAGAAAGAAGGTTATACCTGGATCCCCTCTTCGGCCAACTTTGTGATGTTTCCCATTAAGATGGAAGCCGGCAAGTTCAGCAATGAGATGATGAAGCGGGGCGTCAGCATCCGTACCTGGCGTTTTGTGGGTAAGGACTGGTGCCGTATCAGTCTTGGTACCATGGACGAGATGCAGGAGTTTGCAAAAGCGTTTAAAGAGATTTCTTAGTAAGTTGTCAACACTTTCTTAGTTGCAATTTCGAATATCCCTTCCAGGTCATTACGACTCTACATTCTTTGTCATTTCGACCGAAGGGAGAAATCCGCTATCGAAGCAAACGGATTTCTCACTCCGCTTCGCTGCGTTCGAAATGACAACCAAGACTGAAACATTATCAAAGTAAACACATTCACAACTCAGGACTCACACATTCAACCAGTCAACATAATGAAACAATTCATCCTATCCGTAGCCCTTTCTTCATTAGTGGTCTTTTCCTACAGCCAGGACAAACCCCGCACCCTCACCCTCGATGAATACCAAAAAACAAAGGCCTTTGCCGTCAAAGACCTGGACAATGATACCTATGTAAAGTTTGAGAACACCTATGTCCTCGACCGGTACGAAAGCCGCAAACCTTATTTCATTACCGGCGATGATGGCAAAAAGAAACGCATCGACATCTACAAACTCCTGGCCAAGGAAGGCATGCACGACCTGGGTATTATGATCTTTTATACCAATGAAAAAGGAACTTTGTACAAAGCCTGCATGCCCCATTTCACCGCCGATGCCAAGGTATGGGAAAAGTATTTTGAGGACATTCATGCCATCGATAAGCAGGAAGCCAATTTTGTGTTGAAGTTGTCGTATGTGTTGTCGAAGGAGTTTGGTTTCCAGTTGTACAAGGCCGCCAACCAGGGCAAGGACCTCAGCAAGGAATCCGGCACTTATGGCAATGATATTTGCTTTCCGGGTACCATGCAGGTGAGCATGGCCGGTGGTGGCAGCAAAGCCCTGGCAGCTATCCGGCCTGGTGATCGCATCCTTACGTTGGATCCCGCTACCCAGCAAACCAATGTAGTGACCGTCAAAGAACTCACCAGTCATACCGCAAAGAATTATGCCATCACCAGGCTTACTTTGCTGGCTGCCCGGGAAACCAGCACCACCGCTGGGACCGAGGTATGGCTGTCTGGCAAAACTGTAGAAGCCACCCCCAATCATCCCGTATTGACCCAGGGCGGACAAAAAAAGATGGGAGCAATAGCCGTGGGTGATGAGATCCTTTGCCTGGATAAATCAACCGGCCGTTATGAAACCTTCAAAGTATGGCACAAAACGGAATCAGCCGGTGGCCTCCAGCCTGTGTACAATATTGTGGCCGATGGCGGTAACACCTTCATGATGAATGGAGTAATGGTACTGCAGAAATAAAACAGCTACAAGAAAACAGCTGCGAGCTACGAGCTTCGAGTGGCGAGTTGGTACGGCGCGGCAGTTCGCGGTTCAATATTTTGTAAAACCAAGGAAATACATAATCCAAGGCCCCCTCCAGGGCCTTTTTGTTTTCTCAGGGCTCGTAGCTAACAGCTCGCAGCTTTCCCCAAAAAACTGCTAATCGCATAACTTTTTGTGCTAATTCGACAAGTCGTATCCACTAAATTGCACACAGGTTCAGGATTTCTCACGGTTGGACAGGTATGAACCGCTCTCGATCTTCATTTACGTGCAAACTCACCATTTACTCAACAGGAATAGCTAATGATAGCTAAACCGGCGATGCCCTCTACGTCGCTAACACTATAACATGTACCCTTTTCGGGAACAGCTAAAACGCATCATGAAGCAATTGTATTGGAGAAATTAATGGTTTAATGGTTAAATGGCAAAGCTGCGCGCAATGTGGCAGCTATCCCTGGTCAGCCCCATTGCTGTCCGTGGCACAGGCCGGCAATGGCGCCCCTTGGGGTTCCAACACATTGTGGTAGCTATTGCTATTGAACCCATTTAATCTGTCAAACACATTAACCCTTATGTCCCTATTCCCTGGCACCTTGTAATCCATTCATCATTAAACCTTTTGCTATGCAAGTTCAACTTACGGATGCCGATGTTCAGAGACTGGCCCTTGTGCGCGAGACCATTCTCAAGAACCTGCGTTATCACTACACCATTCCCTGCCTGGCACAAACGGCAGGCATCAATGAGTTTAAATTGAAGACCGGTTTTAAAGCCCTGTACGGACAGCCTGTCTTTGATTTTCTCACCGAGCACCGCATGAAGATGGCCATGGAACTGATGGAAAGCAACAACTATTCCATTGGGGAAATTGCCCATCGCTGTGGCTACAACCATCCCACTAATTTCTGTGCGGCCTTCCGCCGCCGTTACCATATCCGGCCTTCCGATTACCGGAAGAGCATACCCGAGGGGGTGCGCAGCGCCGTATAATTTTATTGGACGGATGATCTCCCTTTACAGGCGGATGCTTTTTTAAGTATCCGCCTGCTTGTTGGGAAATGACCGGGAAATAATACTGTGTGCATTATGGATTATCCTGTCCGCATCATGGGCGTACAATAACTTACAGGGAGTATGACCGCTGAAGGTCATGGCTTTAACCCCTCTTTTAAAATAGACCTCTATGATGCAAGACATCCCATGATCCGGGAGGCTGGAGGCCCCCGGATCTTATTGTTGCACTTACTATCAATTTTGTATGAAACGCGCCATTATTGTAGAGATCATTACCGCCTTGTTTGTCATCCTGTTCCTCTATACAGGCATTAGTAAGATCATGGAATTTGACATCTTCAAGGACCAGCTAAAGCAATCACCCATTGTGGGTTTTGCGGCCCCGCTGGTGGCTGTTGGCTTGCCGGCATTCGAGTTTTTACTGGTAGCCGCGCTGGTGATACCGCGCTGGCGCTTAAGGGCGCTGTATGCGTCTACCGCCCTCATGGTGGCTTTTACAGTTTATATCATTGTGTTGATGAATATTTCCGATCACCTGCCCTGCAGTTGCGGTGGTGTGCTGGCGCAGCTATCCTGGGGAGACCATATTATTTTTAACAGTGTGTACATCCTATTAGGTATTGTGGGCATATTGCTGGAAAGGAAGATCTGGCGGGATACTCACCGCGCTCATTCGATTGCTTCTACTTAAATTATTTATATGAAACTCGACTCCATCCAGTTCCTGCGTGCCGTAGCTGCCAGCGTGGTGGTGTATGCCCACTCTATTGATCTGAGCCAGCAGTATGGCGGCAAATCCTTCCAGGAAGGTTTTCATTTCCTGAGCGATGTGGGTTGTATTGGGGTAGACCTGTTTTTTGTGATCTCGGGATTTATCATCACCTATGTGGCGGGTAAGTACACCGGAGCCAAAGAAGGAGTAAAGTTTCTGCAAAAGCGCTTTTACCGCATCAACCCGATCTATTATATAGCTACTGCCCTGTTCATTTTTACCATCATGATCCGGTTCTGGATGGTGGGCCGTAACTACGACCTCGGCTCCGACCAGTTCATCGACTCCGCCATCGACACCTTGATTATCTTACCACTCAGTCCCAACAGTTTTGCGCCCCTACTCATGATCGGCTGGACGCTCACCTTCGAGTGGTTATTTTATATTATGTTCTTCGCTACCATTCTTTCCGGGATAAAAAGAAAAATATTAGTGTTGTCGGGCATGATTGCAGCCTTGATCGCACTTGGCTATATCTTTAAACCAGAAGATGTACGATTAACGATCCTCACCAATGCCATCATGTTGGAGTTTCTGCTTGGTGTGATCATCTGCCAGTTGTACCTGCAGGTGAAGAAAGTACCGGTCTATCTGTCTGCTGCACTCTTGGTGGCTGGCCTTGCCTGGTATGTGTACCTGGTATTTGATACCAATCCACTCATCGCCGCCATTGGTCCTATATTGACCGGCCAGCTGAGTATGGACCGCTTCCTGCACTGGGGTATTCCCAGCAGCTTTATTTTCGCGGGTTGTATATTCCTGGAGAAGAGTGGCAAGCTCAGTTGGCTCTGGAGCAACAGGCTATCCCGGCTGGTGGGTGATGCCTCCTACTCTATTTACCTGGTGCATTTCAGTGCCTTCTCCCTGCTCAATATATTGTATTCCAAAACCGGCTTTTTCCTGCCACCCGACCTGGCCATTTTCTTCCACCTGTTCGTAGCGCTGGGTGTCAGCATTGCATTTTACTGGTGGGTGGAAAGACCTTTGCTCAAATGGCTGCAGAAGCCTGCCAAACCGGCCACCATCAAGACCACTGATATACCGGCACCTCCCCTACCACAAGCTACTTAGCATTGGCGGCTATTTCATAATACCAGGCATTCCGCTTCAGGAATTGCAGCATGGGCTCCAGCCATTCATCCACCGCCTGACGTTGGGTAAAGCCATGGTTGCCCTCGGGATACAGGTGCAATTCCACGGGAACACCCTTTTTCTTCAAGGCCTGATAAAATGCCACGCTGTTTTCCGAAGTCACCACCTGGTCATCGCTGGCATGGGTAATATAAGTAGGCGGCGTTTGCCAGTTAGTGTTGGTCTCTGCTGAAAAGAAATGCAGCTGCTCAGGTGTGGGTTTCTCACCCAGTAAACTTATCCTTGAACCGCCATGCGTCAGTCCATTTTCCATGCTGATCACCGGGTACACGAGGATCATGAAGGCCGGACGCAGGCTGATCTCTTCTTTGTTGGGTATGTAGCTCTTATTGAAGTGAGTGCCCAGGGTAGCAGCCAGGTGGCCACCGGCAGAATAGCCTACCACACCCACCCGGTAAGGATCAATATGCCATTCTTTGCTCCGCAATCTTACCAATCTGATAGCCTGTTGCGCATCCATCAGGGGCGCCATACTTTTATCGCGCATCACACTGTCTTTGGGCAAGCGGTATTTCACTACAAAAGCAGCAATCCCTTTTTTTACAAAAGCTTCAGCAATCACCGTACCTTCTTCTTTGGTGGCCAGGAAGGAATAAGCACCGCCCGGAAAGATCACAACGGCTGTTCCGGTATTCCTATCAACCGGGGGGATATAAGCCGTAATGGTAGGCTGCTCCTCTTTAGGCACCGGGCCTAAATTATCGGGAATACTATCTGTATACAGGGGGATCACTTGTTGGGCGCCAACACCCATCGCGCAGGCAAGCAAAAAAGCTGATAAACAAGCTGTTCTAATCATAAAAAAGGACTTCTCTTTTAGGAAGTCCTTTTATTAAAACGAATACTTAAGATGATCAACTACTCCCTATATCTTCTCCTCCAGTATTTTCTTTTCCTCCGGCTGCAGGTATTGCCCATATTTCGACAGGTACTCTTTGGCCACCGGCTTCAGGTGTTCCCAATCCTGCTGGTTCATCAGCTGGATCGTTTTGGCCCGCAATAAAATCTCTTCACCTGGTGCGCCATAAGGCTTAACCTTCATGGCAATCTCCTCCCAATTGGGTTTAGCCGCTGCATTGGGTACATAGGGTGCAATCACGTCGACATACACAATATTCATCAGTTTGGTATGCAAGGCCCGGTTGGGATTAGCTTGCAGTTGTTGCTGCAGGAAGATAAAACCAGGGTCGGTTACTTTTTTGGTGTTGTTCTCGATCAATACCAGGTCATCTTCCGAGTAAGGCGCTTTCAGCGTACCAACGTATAGAGCATTAAACCGGTTTACCCCGGCCCGGTCACCTACCTGTGCTGCGGTCATGGCCAGTTCTTTGATAAAGGCCGGATCGGTCTTCCCGTTCATATATTCCTCCAGCATGGCAGCATAGAGCTCACCCGGCTCCGTCAGGTCGGTATCAAGGGCCGCAATGGCAGGCAGGTTGCCCATTTGCGGATTGAGTGCCTGGTGTATCTTCCTCAATTCGGCAAAAGGTATTTTCACCACTTCCCGGTCGTAGGTCATCAGCCCATTTTGCTCCCCCTCTACATCAAAAGGCTGGGTATAGATGCTGGCGCTCAGCCCTTCCTTTTGCAACAGCTGCAGGTGTTTGTTCATGATGCTGTATTTGGCTTTCAGCCCTGCTGGCTTTTCATTTACATAACCCCAGGCGCTGTTGGTGAGCCATTGGTGTTTGGGAATGAATACCCCAATACCACCAAACTCCCCCAACACCTGGGCTTTGCCCGGCATTTTCATGCTGTTCATGGGGTCGGGGTAACTGTGTATATCCGTCATATCGGCTGCCACGTAGGCATTCGGGCTGGGGCTGCGCAGTTTTTCATTCACATACAATATCTCCCCGCTGTGCCCATTTACCAGCCTGGAGGGGTCCGTGGCTTTTATCCATTTGGTCAGGCGTTCCTGATCGTATTGCCCCCATTTTTCATTAAAGAGCACCCAGGTGGTAATACAGGGATGGTTGTGCAATTGCTCCATCATCTCTTTGCCTTGTTTTTCAAAGATCTGTTTGGCGCCTGCAGGCAAGCCGGGATTGGGCTGTACAAAATCCTGCCATACCAACATGCCCAGTTTATCGGCATGGTAGTACCAGCGTGCTGGTTCTATTTTGATATGCTTACGGATGGTATTAAAACCCATGCTTTTAATGGCTTCTATATCAAACCGCAGGGCCGCATCGGTAGGTGCTGTATGTAGCCCATCTGGCCAGAAGCCCTGGTCCAGCGTACCGAGGTTGAAGTAGGGCTTGCCATTGAGGAATATACGTTCTACACCCTGGTTGTCTTTCTGCACACTTACCTGCCGCATACCAAAATAAGACTTCACTTCGTCAATCACGGCATTGCCTTTTTTCAGCCTCACCACCAGGTCATAGAGGTAAGGATCAGCGGGCGACCATAATTTTGGTTGCGCGATTGCCAATACGCCGGTATAGTTGCCTCCGGCAGCTGGTTTAAGCGTGGCAGTAGCAACGCCACTTATGGCTTCAATGGTACATCCCTTGCAATCGCCTATCACCTGGCTGTTGAGGGTCAGCTGTCCCTTTTCCAGCGAAGCGCCAGACAATTGGGGCGTAAGCTCCAAATGGTTGATGTAAGCAGCAGGCACCTGTTCCAGCCACACCGTTTGCCAGATGCCGGAACTGGGGGTATAATAAATGTCTTTAGGATTCAATACTTGTTTGCCCCGGGGGCCAATGCCGGCATCGGATGGGTCATATACTTTCAGCACCAGCTCATTAGCGCCTTTCTTTAAAGCAGTGGTAATGTCGATGTCAAAAGCAGTATAGCCCCCCTCGTGGGTACCTACCTGCTTGCCGTTGAGGAATACCCAGCATTGGTAATCTACCGCGCCAAAATGCAGCAGTAATTTTTCTCCCGCCTTCATGGCTGGTGCTACAATGCTGCGTTTATACCAAAGGCGCTGCTCAGGCATCAATGCTTTCTTTACACCAGAGAGGGCCGACTCCAAGGGGTAAGGCACCAGGATATGGCCTTCCCAG encodes:
- a CDS encoding Rossmann-like and DUF2520 domain-containing protein, coding for MRIGLIGTGNVATILGRKITAAGHEVVQVYGRSAIHAQQLAAELQAAYTTDMDHLDPHADLYIIAVADAAIASVAASLPLQDKLVVHTAGSVSKEVLKVASTRYGIFYPLQSLRKEMEQLPDIPLLIDANTPDDLALLRDLALSLSTQVGVASDEQRLKLHVAAVMVSNFTNHLYTLAERYCQAEGADFSLLHPLIVQVAERLQYMSPQDAQTGPAIRYDTPTIEKHMALLEQHGEMKELYAWFTKSIQKQAASGEL
- a CDS encoding helix-turn-helix transcriptional regulator, giving the protein MQVQLTDADVQRLALVRETILKNLRYHYTIPCLAQTAGINEFKLKTGFKALYGQPVFDFLTEHRMKMAMELMESNNYSIGEIAHRCGYNHPTNFCAAFRRRYHIRPSDYRKSIPEGVRSAV
- a CDS encoding MauE/DoxX family redox-associated membrane protein, with the translated sequence MKRAIIVEIITALFVILFLYTGISKIMEFDIFKDQLKQSPIVGFAAPLVAVGLPAFEFLLVAALVIPRWRLRALYASTALMVAFTVYIIVLMNISDHLPCSCGGVLAQLSWGDHIIFNSVYILLGIVGILLERKIWRDTHRAHSIAST
- a CDS encoding Hint domain-containing protein, whose amino-acid sequence is MKQFILSVALSSLVVFSYSQDKPRTLTLDEYQKTKAFAVKDLDNDTYVKFENTYVLDRYESRKPYFITGDDGKKKRIDIYKLLAKEGMHDLGIMIFYTNEKGTLYKACMPHFTADAKVWEKYFEDIHAIDKQEANFVLKLSYVLSKEFGFQLYKAANQGKDLSKESGTYGNDICFPGTMQVSMAGGGSKALAAIRPGDRILTLDPATQQTNVVTVKELTSHTAKNYAITRLTLLAARETSTTAGTEVWLSGKTVEATPNHPVLTQGGQKKMGAIAVGDEILCLDKSTGRYETFKVWHKTESAGGLQPVYNIVADGGNTFMMNGVMVLQK
- a CDS encoding pyridoxal phosphate-dependent aminotransferase — protein: MSNYINRRQLLKTGALLTGSLGFIPSFANKLLVHPPAQVFDPLQTWETDESVILSAPPEIKARLSANENPFGPSAKARKAIQDAIADSYRYPFTVGRELATKIATYEGVQPMQIMLGAGSSPLLLAAAMYFSKEGGSIITGDPSYHDLAEKAAQFKANIIKVPLTVDYTLDLDAMEKAITADTKLIYICNPNNPTATVLDTARLKGFCERVSPKVPIFIDEAYIDYLDDPKGASMMDAVRQGQNVIIARTFSKLYGFAGLRVGYAVAPTAIILALNQYSTGGMSISATSIQAANATYLDMEYLNEAKAKTVASKKFLYELLEKEGYTWIPSSANFVMFPIKMEAGKFSNEMMKRGVSIRTWRFVGKDWCRISLGTMDEMQEFAKAFKEIS
- a CDS encoding DinB family protein; its protein translation is MVSRKEVSMPESFMRYVNAVAENNLEDALRKNTRRFRKMLKNIPKKKINYAYAEGKWTLKELLQHIVDAERVFVFRALHFARKDTVPLPGFDENVWAITAKAPKRSWGDLVDEFTALRVSTELFFQSFDEDQLLATGTANNNPMSVVGLGFVCAGHVAHHMNIIKERYLNEYPAKKAVKKKGSKKNQGLGFSS
- a CDS encoding flavin monoamine oxidase family protein — its product is MNQISRRKFLQHSSRLAGGAYPAMMAMGLLQEAPAHPFHLPGDAKGEHIIILGAGLAGLTAAYELQKLGYRCTILEARERAGGRCWSVRKGSVTTETGQPTQKAAFEEGLYFNAGPSRIPHHHQITLQYCKELNVPLQVYNNVNESAYYFSEGKGPLSNKKIRVREVHNDVRGYLSELLAKAVDSHQVDAALTKEDAQKVVEYLRAEGGLDLDKLYKASARRGYVEAPGAGEKAGRIADPHTLSAIVSSGLLDPDFYNVAEYTYELQMTMFQAVGGMDMIAKAFEKKLTTLIQFNAAVTAIRNTEKGVQVNYKTPAGDKSLQGDYCICTIPLPVLSNIDHNFSSGVSRAIDYANYIKTGKIGLQFKRRFWEEDENIYGGITHTNNELTQLFYPSNDYLGKKGILIGYYNFNEKAKLVGDLSFAQRQQLALQKGRLIHPQYDQEFEQAFSVSWHKTQYNLGGWAVYSGEERQTLYKALLAPDKNVYFAGEHTTYLNSWMAGAFESARVAATAVHGRVSEQRLTYPR
- a CDS encoding alpha/beta hydrolase; translated protein: MTFAQKLVVNYIRARFNMLSLVSTKRAARKAFDLFCTPLRKSKKKTPPIFERAEQLSFSLEGITVRGHRWNHPQPHKALIIHGFESTSKNFDRYITPLIRKGYEVLAFDAPAHGNSGGKQITLPLYICTLQEIYRLYGPIQHFMAHSLGGLALVHFIETIPHDAHTRLALIAPATETTTAIDSFFKFLDLRPAIRQDFDQLIFDRSGYWPSHFSIRRAMQQVQAQVLWFHDEQDELTPLSDALKVRDDQHPHLSFVITHGLGHRAIYRDNKVVKQVIEFL